One Pygocentrus nattereri isolate fPygNat1 chromosome 23, fPygNat1.pri, whole genome shotgun sequence genomic window carries:
- the enc1 gene encoding ectoderm-neural cortex protein 1, which produces MKMSVCVHENRKSRASTGSMNIYLFHKSSYADSVLMHLNVLRQQRLFTDVLLHAGSRSFPCHRAVLAACSRYFEAMFSGGLRESQAKEVDFRDSIHPEVLELLLDYAYSSRVVINEENAESLLEAGDMLEFQDIRDACAEFLEKNLHPSNCLGMLLLSDAHQCTQLSQLSWSMCLSNFPAICKTEEFLQLPKDMLVQLLSHEELETEDERLVYESALNWVNYDLERRHCHLPELLRTVRLALLPAIFLMENVSTEELINTQAKSKELVDEAIRCKLRILQNDGVVNSPCARPRKTSHALFLLGGPTFMCDKLYLVDQKAKEIIPKADIPSPRKEFSACAIGCKVYVTGGRGSENGVSKDVWVYDTLHEEWSKAAPMLIARFGHGSAELRHCLYVVGGHTAATGCLPASPSVSLKQVEQYDPIANKWSMVAPLREGVSNAAVVSVKLKLFAFGGTSVAHDKLPKVQCYDPVENHWTVPASCPQPWRYTAAAVLGNQIFVMGGDTEFSACSAYKFSSETYQWTKVGDVTAKRMSCQAVASGNKLYVVGGYFGTQRCKTLDCYDPTLDAWNSITTVPYSLIPTAFVSTWKHLPA; this is translated from the exons ATGAAAATGTCTGTCTGCGTCCACGAGAACCGCAAGTCGCGGGCCAGCACGGGCTCCATGAACATCTACCTTTTCCACAAGTCTTCATATGCTGACAGCGTCCTGATGCACCTGAATGTACTCCGGCAGCAGAGGCTCTTCACTGATGTCTTGCTACATGCGGGCAGCCGTTCCTTCCCGTGCCACCGGGCAGTGCTGGCTGCCTGCAGCCGGTACTTTGAGGCAATGTTCAGTGGTGGGCTGAGAGAAAGCCAAGCCAAGGAGGTGGACTTCAGAGACTCCATTCATCCAGAG GTGTTAGAGCTTCTTCTGGATTACGCTTACTCATCCCGTGTAGTCATCAATGAGGAGAATGCTGAGTCTCTGCTGGAGGCAGGCGACATGCTGGAGTTCCAGGACATCCGTGATGCCTGTGCCGAGTTCCTTGAGAAGAACCTTCATCCATCCAACTGCCTGGGCATGTTGCTTCTGTCTGATGCCCACCAATGCACCCAACTGTCCCAGCTCTCCTGGAGCATGTGTCTCAGTAACTTCCCTGCCATCTGCAAGACGGAGGAGTTTCTGCAGCTGCCCAAGGACATGCTAGTCCAGCTGCTTTCACACGAGGAGCTTGAGACAGAGGATGAGAGGCTAGTTTATGAGTCAGCACTCAACTGGGTGAACTATGACCTGGAACGACGTCACTGCCACTTGCCTGAGCTGTTGCGCACTGTACGGCTTGCCCTCCTGCCTGCCATCTTCCTTATGGAGAATGTCTCCACGGAGGAGCTCATCAACACTCAGGCCAAGAGCAAGGAGCTGGTGGATGAGGCCATCCGTTGCAAGCTACGCATCCTGCAGAATGACGGTGTGGTCAACAGCCCTTGTGCCAGGCCACGCAAGACCAGCCATGCCCTTTTCCTGCTAGGTGGTCCCACCTTTATGTGTGACAAGCTCTACTTGGTGGACCAGAAGGCCAAGGAGATCATCCCAAAGGCAGACATTCCCAGTCCACGGAAAGAGTTCAGCGCCTGCGCAATTGGCTGCAAAGTTTATGTGACAGGTGGCCGGGGCTCAGAGAATGGTGTGTCCAAAGACGTTTGGGTGTATGATACCTTGCATGAAGAGTGGTCCAAAGCAGCTCCCATGCTCATAGCTCGATTTGGCCATGGCTCGGCCGAACTGCGCCACTGCCTGTATGTCGTAGGTGGTCACACAGCTGCGACTGGTTGCCTTCCAGCCTCTCCATCAGTCTCCTTGAAACAGGTGGAGCAGTATGACCCTATTGCCAACAAGTGGAGCATGGTGGCACCTCTACGTGAAGGTGTCAGCAATGCAGCCGTTGTCAGTGTCAAGCTGAAGCTGTTTGCTTTTGGAGGAACAAGCGTGGCCCATGACAAGCTCCCCAAGGTCCAGTGCTATGATCCGGTGGAGAACCACTGGACCGTCCCAGCGTCTTGCCCACAGCCATGGCGCTACACTGCAGCTGCTGTTTTAGGGAACCAGATCTTCGTAATGGGTGGCGATACTGAGTTCTCTGCCTGTTCCGCCTACAAGTTCAGCAGCGAAACCTACCAGTGGACTAAAGTAGGTGATGTTACAGCTAAGCGAATGAGCTGCCAGGCAGTAGCCTCGGGGAACAAACTGTACGTGGTTGGAGGCTATTTTGGAACACAGCGCTGCAAAACACTAGACTGCTATGATCCTACGTTGGATGCCTGGAACAGCATAACCACTGTACCCTATTCTCTAATCCCTACTGCCTTCGTAAGCACCTGGAAGCACCTCCCAGCCTGA